Genomic segment of Pseudomonas iranensis:
ACGACAGCCCGGCAGCAGCGATACGTCAGGCCTGGGCGGCCAGCACACGGCGCTCCCAGGGAGTGATTTCATCAAAGAAGCTGGTCAACTCCATGGTCTTCGAAGCGATGTAGCCTTCGATGAACTCCGACCCGAACAGTTCCCTCGCCAACTGGCTACGTTTCAGACGCTCCAGCGCGGCGTGCAAGGTACACGGCAAGGCCAGATTATCCGGCACGGCGAACTCACCCTGGATTGCCGCGCTCGGCTCCAGCTCCTGCTCGATGCCATGCAAACCCGCAGCCAGACTGGCGGCGATTGCCAGATACGGATTGGCGTCGGCGCCCGGCAGACGATTTTCGACCCGACGTGCGACCGGCGAGCTGGCGGGAATACGCAAGCCGGCGGCGCGATTGTCATGGGACCAACAGGCATTGTTCGGCGACGCGTACGGATGACACAGGCGCTGATAGGAATTCACGTTGGGCGCAAACAGTGCGGTGAAATCGGCGAGGCCTGCCTGTTGCCCGCCGATGAAGTGGCGGAACATCGCCGTCGGCTCGCCGTTCGAGTCGGTAAAGACATTCTTGCCGCTGCCGATTTCAACGATGCTCTGGTGAATATGCATCGAACTGCCCGGTGTGTGCGCCAGCGGCTTGGCCATGCACACCACGCTCAGGCCATGCTTGAGCGCGACCTCCTTGAGCAGGTGCTTGAACAAGAACGTCTGATCGGCCAGCAGCAGCGGATCGCCGTGCAGCAGATTGATCTCGAACTGGCTGACGCCCATCTCATGCATGAAGGTGTCGCGCGGCAGGCCGAGGGCGGCCATGCATTTATACACTTCGCTGAAGAACGGCCGCAGACCGTTGTTGGAACTGACGCTGAAGGCCGACTGGCCGTCCTCGCGCCGGCCGTCGAGGCCGACCGGCGGGCGGAACGGCTGAGTCGGATCGGTATTGGGTGCGAAGACAAAAAATTCCAGTTCGGTCGCCACCACCGGCGCCAGACCGTGCGCGGCGTAACGGGCGATGACCGCTTTGAGCTGGCCACGGGTCGAGAGACTTGAGCTCTCCCCGCTCAGTTCGTCAGCGTCGCAAATCGCCATGGCGCGCGGCTCGTCGCTCCAGGGCAAACGGTGAATCTGCGCAGGATCGGCAACCAGCGCCAGATCGCCGTCATCGCTGCCGTAGAACCGCGCCGGCGGATAGCCGCCCATGATGCATTGCAGCAGCACACCCCGCGCCAACTGCAAACGCCGCCCTTCGAGAAAACCCTCGGCGGTCATCACCTTGCCCCGTGGCACACCGTTCAGATCCGGGGTGACACATTCAATCTCATCAATGCCGGTCAATCGCTGCGCGAGTGAACCCTGGCCATCGGTTGTCATGACGCAATCCTTGTTGTTGTGCGAGCCGCGAACGGCGACCCGGACAAAATAGGCTGCGGCTGTTCGGAATATCAAGCAGCGCCCACAAAAATCCCGATCTTGTGCAGGAGCCGTAGGAGCTGACGAGTGCAACGAGGCTGCGATCTTTTGATCTTGCTTTTTAAAATCAAAAGATCGCAGCCTTCGGCAGCTCCTACACCAGACCTCAGGGCAAATAGAGGCTGAATACCCCACCACCCAACGGCCCGCCATTGCTGATTTCGGTGCGCCCTTCCACGCCGTTGCGCTGGTGCAGCGCGGCGATGCGATTGGCGAAATACAGTCCCAGCCCGGTGCTGCCGCTGCTGTGATTGATGCCCTGGACATAATCGGCCTGACGCTCGAGCATCTGCGCCGGATAGCCGTCGCCATCGTCATTGATGCTCAGCACCAGTTGCCCGGCTTCGTCGCTGACGGTGATCAGCAGCGACTCGCGGGCGTAACGGATCGCATTGTTGATGCAGTTGCCGAGCACCGAAGCGATCAGCTCACGATCGAAGAAACCCAGCGGGCTCAACGGATCGACTTCATAGGTGGCGATGATGCCGCGGCTGGCGAACACCTCTTGGTGCGCGGCCAGTTGCGCCTCGATGAAATCATCGAGTTCGTGATACGCCGGCTGTAGCGGCAACTGATTCACGCCGAGCTTGTACAGCCCGAGCAACTGCACCAGCATGCCGTTGAGGTGGGCGAACTCGAAGTCGATCACGCCCTGCTCCGAGCCGTCGCGCAGCTCTTTCGGCAGACGCGCCAGCCATTGGCTGTGCGCCTGCATCAGCATGGCCAGGGAGTTCTTCAT
This window contains:
- a CDS encoding glutamine synthetase family protein, which translates into the protein MTAEGFLEGRRLQLARGVLLQCIMGGYPPARFYGSDDGDLALVADPAQIHRLPWSDEPRAMAICDADELSGESSSLSTRGQLKAVIARYAAHGLAPVVATELEFFVFAPNTDPTQPFRPPVGLDGRREDGQSAFSVSSNNGLRPFFSEVYKCMAALGLPRDTFMHEMGVSQFEINLLHGDPLLLADQTFLFKHLLKEVALKHGLSVVCMAKPLAHTPGSSMHIHQSIVEIGSGKNVFTDSNGEPTAMFRHFIGGQQAGLADFTALFAPNVNSYQRLCHPYASPNNACWSHDNRAAGLRIPASSPVARRVENRLPGADANPYLAIAASLAAGLHGIEQELEPSAAIQGEFAVPDNLALPCTLHAALERLKRSQLARELFGSEFIEGYIASKTMELTSFFDEITPWERRVLAAQA
- a CDS encoding sensor histidine kinase; the encoded protein is MNPIDPALDFSTVIASTVHDMKNSLAMLMQAHSQWLARLPKELRDGSEQGVIDFEFAHLNGMLVQLLGLYKLGVNQLPLQPAYHELDDFIEAQLAAHQEVFASRGIIATYEVDPLSPLGFFDRELIASVLGNCINNAIRYARESLLITVSDEAGQLVLSINDDGDGYPAQMLERQADYVQGINHSSGSTGLGLYFANRIAALHQRNGVEGRTEISNGGPLGGGVFSLYLP